In Pseudomonas sp. R76, one genomic interval encodes:
- a CDS encoding SDR family oxidoreductase, with protein sequence MASSLSGKTIIVIGGSSGIGAAVAKAAVARGAQVVLAGRRLTSSVDNGVRSEPVDVTDSASLQRLFETVGRFDHLVYTSGPSVRAKPLIETDLAEAQDNFNVKLWGSLRAIQLALPFLDAHGSISLTSGQLGRKLAPGQFIKTGINAATEALGKQLAKELAPRRVNVISPGVIDTPAYAGLGEEQRVAMFAKAGGALPVGRVGQAEEVAAGYVLAMENGFMTGAVIDIDGGGLL encoded by the coding sequence ATGGCATCTTCTCTCAGCGGTAAAACCATCATCGTGATTGGCGGCAGCAGCGGTATCGGCGCCGCCGTGGCCAAGGCCGCCGTGGCACGTGGCGCACAGGTGGTGCTGGCCGGGCGCCGGTTGACCTCCAGTGTCGACAACGGTGTGCGCAGCGAGCCGGTCGACGTCACTGACAGCGCGTCCTTGCAGCGCTTGTTCGAAACGGTCGGGCGCTTTGACCATCTGGTCTATACCTCGGGGCCGTCGGTGCGCGCCAAGCCCTTGATCGAAACCGATCTGGCCGAAGCCCAGGACAATTTCAATGTGAAGCTGTGGGGCTCGTTGCGCGCGATTCAACTGGCGCTGCCTTTTCTCGACGCACACGGCAGCATCAGCCTGACCTCGGGCCAACTGGGCCGCAAATTGGCGCCAGGCCAGTTCATCAAGACCGGCATCAACGCCGCGACCGAGGCACTCGGCAAGCAGTTGGCGAAAGAACTGGCACCGCGCCGGGTCAATGTGATCAGCCCAGGGGTGATTGATACGCCAGCCTATGCCGGGTTGGGGGAGGAGCAGCGCGTGGCGATGTTCGCCAAGGCCGGTGGAGCGCTGCCGGTGGGGCGAGTAGGGCAGGCTGAAGAAGTGGCGGCAGGGTATGTGCTGGCCATGGAAAATGGCTTTATGACCGGCGCCGTCATCGACATCGACGGCGGCGGCCTTTTGTAA
- a CDS encoding LysR family transcriptional regulator, with product MSSTLDLEVFVRTADTGSLSAAARSLNLTPAAASIALKRLETRLGIRLLARSTRSMRLTEEGRRYLDSVRVALEALAEGEQAIKQQGQSLSGLLQLAAPSDFGRNVLLGWLDEFKLEHPNIRLQLLLNDSNADLFRDTVDIALRFGVPRDSSLVALPVVPGHHRIPCASPDYLARHGTPRTPADLAQHSTLRYMRRGQANNTWYFRQGAVLQEVEVSGDYLSDDGEIVRRWALAGHGIAYKANLDIASDIRAGRLVPLLPDWQGEPTPFNLMCPHRLQVSERVKVLHRFLQARCEALLSA from the coding sequence ATGAGCTCAACCCTGGACCTGGAAGTGTTCGTGCGCACCGCTGATACGGGAAGCCTGTCGGCGGCGGCGCGCAGCCTCAACCTGACGCCGGCGGCGGCGAGTATTGCGCTCAAGCGCCTGGAAACCCGGCTGGGCATCCGCCTGCTCGCCCGCTCCACGCGCAGCATGCGCCTGACCGAGGAAGGTCGGCGCTACCTGGACAGCGTGCGGGTCGCCCTGGAGGCCTTGGCGGAAGGCGAGCAGGCGATCAAGCAACAGGGCCAGAGCCTCAGCGGTTTATTGCAGTTGGCGGCGCCTTCGGATTTTGGCCGCAATGTGCTGCTGGGCTGGCTGGATGAATTCAAGCTCGAACACCCGAACATCCGCCTGCAGTTATTGCTCAACGACAGCAATGCCGATTTGTTCCGCGACACCGTCGACATCGCCCTGCGCTTTGGTGTGCCACGGGATTCAAGCCTGGTGGCGCTGCCGGTGGTGCCCGGCCACCATCGCATTCCCTGCGCCAGCCCCGACTACCTGGCGCGTCACGGCACACCGCGCACGCCGGCGGATTTAGCGCAGCACAGTACGCTGCGCTACATGCGCCGAGGGCAAGCCAACAACACCTGGTATTTCCGCCAGGGCGCCGTGTTGCAGGAGGTCGAGGTGAGCGGCGATTACCTGAGTGACGACGGTGAAATTGTGCGGCGCTGGGCCTTGGCCGGTCATGGCATTGCCTATAAAGCCAACCTGGACATTGCCAGCGATATTCGCGCCGGGCGCCTGGTGCCGCTGTTGCCCGACTGGCAAGGCGAACCCACACCGTTCAACCTGATGTGCCCGCACCGCCTGCAAGTGTCGGAGCGGGTGAAAGTGCTGCACCGATTTTTACAGGCGCGCTGTGAGGCCTTGCTGAGTGCATGA
- a CDS encoding aldo/keto reductase — protein sequence MIYRTLGQSGLKVSALTLGTMMFGEQTNTEDSLRIIDKAWDQGINFIDTADVYTGGRSEEIVGEAIARHRSDWVLASKVGIGPADGLPNRSGLSRKRIFNALEASLTRLDTDYLDIYYLHREDHDTPLEVTVSAIGDLIRQGKIRYWGLSNYRGWRIAEVIRVAERLGVDRPIISQPLYNIVNRQAEVEQITAAAAYGLGVVPYSPLARGVLSGKYAPDVTPEAGSRAARQDKRILETEWRVESLRIAQQIQQYTQGRGVGIVEFAIAWVLNNSAVSSAIVGPRTEAQWDAYTGALDVTITAQDEAFIDSLVTPGHSSTPGFNDVGHFVSGRVTR from the coding sequence ATGATTTACCGCACATTGGGCCAGTCCGGGTTGAAGGTCAGCGCACTGACCCTGGGCACCATGATGTTTGGCGAGCAGACCAACACCGAGGACTCGCTGCGCATCATCGACAAGGCCTGGGACCAGGGCATCAACTTTATCGACACCGCCGACGTCTACACCGGCGGGCGCTCCGAGGAAATCGTCGGCGAGGCCATCGCCCGCCACCGTTCGGATTGGGTGCTGGCCTCCAAGGTCGGCATCGGCCCGGCGGACGGTTTGCCCAACCGCAGCGGCTTGAGCCGCAAGCGCATTTTTAATGCCCTGGAGGCCAGCCTCACACGCCTGGACACGGACTACCTGGACATCTACTACCTGCACCGGGAAGACCACGACACCCCGCTGGAAGTAACCGTGTCGGCAATCGGCGACCTGATCCGCCAAGGCAAGATCCGCTATTGGGGGCTGTCCAACTACCGCGGCTGGCGCATTGCTGAAGTGATACGTGTGGCCGAGCGTCTGGGCGTGGACCGGCCGATCATCAGCCAGCCGCTGTACAACATCGTCAATCGCCAGGCCGAGGTCGAGCAGATCACCGCCGCAGCCGCCTACGGTTTGGGCGTGGTGCCTTACAGCCCGCTGGCCCGTGGTGTGCTCAGCGGCAAATACGCACCGGACGTCACACCTGAAGCCGGCAGCCGCGCGGCACGCCAGGACAAACGCATTCTGGAAACCGAATGGCGGGTGGAATCGCTGCGCATCGCCCAGCAGATTCAGCAGTACACCCAAGGGCGTGGCGTGGGCATTGTCGAGTTTGCGATTGCCTGGGTGCTGAACAATTCGGCGGTCAGCTCGGCGATTGTCGGGCCGCGTACCGAGGCGCAGTGGGATGCGTATACCGGGGCACTGGATGTGACAATCACGGCGCAAGATGAAGCGTTTATTGATTCACTGGTGACGCCAGGGCATTCGTCTACGCCAGGGTTTAATGATGTGGGCCATTTTGTGTCGGGCCGTGTGACTCGGTAA
- a CDS encoding dermonecrotic toxin domain-containing protein, protein MRTQLDNLASQTALVPASEPHALNTSNDSSTPPPETVPAWKTSSTYKTFSKALRRDSAHHALSPQGKELIRPLVYPDASHDTKVQAQYFGVGDVRANDIFMIRREPVVPGKTNFVLYIPEKHTDSLREFKTTQEVQQYLKEVAQSPVALEAFLKHFDSDPNSDTVKKVKQLMLAWASSPDDSVPEGTLGEAGNILGNVFEQLHRFSQEPKTPIDVNGLSDLKRIGVSHLGFAIYSGVRPDGEVVTYKYDASGSLTGLGNKGNLYYLKDALTSNKPIVALQSENSLGGRISGAFDLLVNGFGDFLKNPFFWTSEFLELLGVSRETAASVEVTLDNPVTALLKFLNKYNDIGKQFGVSKAEMDDLLATAGDYIQGLVPKYGWGRVIGEAAGDAIKNRQPTDRTVKELEELFQDRL, encoded by the coding sequence ATGCGAACTCAACTAGACAATCTTGCCTCGCAGACTGCACTGGTACCTGCCAGTGAACCTCATGCGCTCAACACATCCAACGATAGTTCTACGCCGCCACCCGAAACTGTCCCTGCCTGGAAAACATCGAGCACCTACAAGACCTTCTCCAAGGCATTGAGGCGAGATTCCGCGCATCACGCGTTGAGTCCGCAAGGCAAAGAATTGATTCGTCCGCTTGTTTATCCGGACGCGTCACACGACACCAAAGTACAGGCGCAGTATTTTGGCGTCGGCGATGTGCGAGCCAACGATATATTTATGATCAGGCGTGAACCTGTCGTTCCGGGAAAAACTAATTTTGTACTTTATATACCGGAGAAACATACCGACTCTCTCCGCGAGTTTAAAACCACACAGGAGGTGCAACAGTATTTGAAGGAGGTCGCACAGAGCCCTGTTGCACTGGAGGCATTTCTCAAACATTTCGACAGTGATCCCAACTCCGATACCGTCAAAAAAGTGAAGCAATTAATGCTGGCGTGGGCGTCCTCCCCGGACGATAGCGTGCCCGAAGGAACATTGGGAGAGGCGGGCAACATTCTAGGCAATGTGTTCGAACAACTGCACCGGTTCAGTCAAGAACCGAAAACGCCAATTGATGTCAACGGCCTTTCGGACTTAAAGCGCATTGGGGTCAGTCATCTGGGGTTTGCCATTTACTCCGGCGTGCGCCCTGATGGTGAGGTGGTCACCTATAAATACGATGCCAGCGGCAGCCTCACGGGGTTGGGTAATAAAGGTAATTTGTATTATTTGAAAGATGCGTTGACCAGTAACAAGCCCATTGTCGCATTGCAATCCGAGAATAGTCTGGGGGGGCGCATCAGCGGTGCCTTTGATTTGTTAGTCAACGGGTTCGGGGATTTTTTAAAGAACCCGTTCTTCTGGACATCGGAGTTTCTCGAGTTACTCGGGGTCAGCCGAGAGACAGCAGCGTCTGTCGAGGTCACGCTGGATAATCCAGTGACCGCGTTACTGAAGTTCCTGAATAAGTACAATGACATCGGCAAGCAGTTCGGAGTATCCAAGGCTGAAATGGACGACTTGCTTGCAACGGCTGGCGATTATATCCAAGGGCTCGTGCCTAAATACGGCTGGGGCAGGGTGATTGGTGAGGCGGCAGGCGATGCGATAAAAAATAGGCAGCCAACCGATAGGACCGTAAAAGAGCTCGAAGAGCTGTTCCAAGACCGACTGTAA
- the rarD gene encoding EamA family transporter RarD — protein MSKGVVLSVLASVLFAVMYYFTSLLTPLSGLEIFGWRMLLTVPCMTVFMIVSGEWRRVWELLRMLASKPRLIGGVLLSSALLGVQLWLFMWAPLNGRSLDVSVGYFLLPLTMVLTGRLVYGERLSRLQQIAVFFAALGVLNELYQAGGFSWATLVVIIGYPIYFVVRKYLTTDHLGGLWLDMALMLPVAWWFVQHGEQGFAVMDIHPKLYALIPMLGVISASALVSYIVASRLLPFSLFGLLSYVEPVLLLAVALILGEGIKGGQWLTYIPIWLAVMVLVYEGFKHLVRQRKA, from the coding sequence GTGTCTAAAGGTGTTGTGTTATCGGTATTGGCCTCGGTGTTGTTTGCCGTGATGTATTACTTCACGTCGCTGCTCACGCCATTGAGTGGCCTGGAAATTTTCGGTTGGCGCATGTTGCTGACCGTGCCGTGCATGACCGTGTTCATGATCGTCAGCGGCGAATGGCGGCGGGTCTGGGAGCTGCTGCGCATGCTGGCGAGCAAACCGCGACTGATCGGCGGCGTGCTGCTGTCGTCGGCCTTGCTCGGTGTGCAGCTCTGGCTGTTTATGTGGGCACCGCTGAATGGGCGCAGCCTGGATGTGTCGGTGGGCTATTTTCTGTTGCCGCTGACCATGGTGCTGACCGGGCGCCTGGTGTACGGCGAACGCTTGTCGCGCCTGCAGCAGATCGCGGTGTTTTTTGCCGCCCTCGGCGTGCTGAACGAGCTGTATCAGGCCGGCGGTTTTTCCTGGGCGACGCTGGTGGTGATCATCGGCTACCCGATCTACTTCGTGGTGCGCAAATACCTGACCACCGACCACTTGGGCGGCCTGTGGCTGGACATGGCATTGATGCTGCCGGTGGCCTGGTGGTTTGTGCAGCACGGCGAACAGGGCTTTGCCGTGATGGATATTCACCCGAAGCTGTATGCGTTGATTCCGATGCTGGGCGTCATCAGTGCCTCGGCACTGGTGAGCTATATCGTTGCCAGCCGCTTGCTGCCCTTCAGCCTGTTCGGGCTGCTCAGCTATGTGGAGCCGGTGCTGCTGCTGGCGGTGGCGTTGATATTGGGTGAAGGCATCAAGGGCGGCCAGTGGCTGACCTATATCCCGATCTGGCTGGCGGTGATGGTGCTGGTGTACGAAGGCTTCAAGCACTTGGTGCGCCAGCGCAAAGCGTGA
- the hppD gene encoding 4-hydroxyphenylpyruvate dioxygenase, with the protein MADQYENPMGLMGFEFIEFASPTPGTLEPIFEIMGFTKVATHRSKNVHLYRQGEINLILNNEPDSLASYFAAEHGPSVCGMAFRVKDSQQAYNRALELGAQPIHIQTGPMELNLPAIKGIGGAPLYLIDRFGEGSSIYDIDFVFLEGVDRNPVGAGLKVIDHLTHNVYRGRMVYWANFYEKLFNFREARYFDIKGEYTGLTSKAMSAPDGMIRIPLNEESSKGAGQIEEFLMQFNGEGIQHVAFLTDDLVKTWDALKKIGMRFMTPPPDTYYEMLEGRLPNHGEPVDQLQARGILLDGSSIAGDKRLLLQIFSETLMGPVFFEFIQRKGDDGFGEGNFKALFESIERDQVRRGVLTAD; encoded by the coding sequence ATGGCAGACCAATACGAAAACCCAATGGGCCTGATGGGCTTTGAATTCATCGAATTCGCATCGCCAACCCCGGGCACCCTTGAGCCGATCTTCGAGATCATGGGCTTCACCAAAGTCGCGACCCACCGTTCCAAGAACGTGCACCTGTATCGCCAGGGCGAGATCAACCTGATCCTCAACAATGAGCCTGACAGCCTCGCCTCGTACTTCGCCGCCGAACATGGCCCGTCGGTGTGCGGCATGGCGTTCCGCGTCAAAGACTCGCAACAGGCTTACAACCGCGCTCTGGAACTCGGCGCCCAGCCGATCCATATCCAAACCGGCCCGATGGAACTCAATCTGCCGGCGATCAAGGGCATCGGCGGCGCGCCGCTGTACCTGATCGACCGTTTCGGCGAAGGCAGCTCGATCTACGATATCGACTTCGTGTTCCTCGAAGGCGTGGACCGCAACCCGGTGGGTGCCGGCCTCAAGGTCATCGACCACCTGACTCACAACGTGTATCGCGGGCGCATGGTCTACTGGGCCAACTTCTACGAGAAGTTGTTCAACTTCCGTGAAGCGCGCTACTTCGACATCAAGGGCGAATACACCGGCCTGACCTCCAAGGCCATGAGCGCGCCGGACGGCATGATCCGCATCCCGCTGAACGAAGAATCGTCCAAGGGCGCCGGCCAGATCGAAGAGTTCCTGATGCAGTTCAACGGCGAGGGCATCCAGCACGTGGCATTCCTCACCGACGACCTGGTCAAGACCTGGGACGCGCTGAAGAAGATCGGCATGCGCTTCATGACCCCGCCGCCAGACACCTACTACGAAATGCTCGAAGGCCGCCTGCCGAACCACGGCGAGCCGGTGGACCAACTGCAAGCACGCGGCATTCTGCTCGACGGCTCGTCGATTGCCGGCGACAAGCGCCTGCTGCTGCAGATCTTCTCGGAAACCCTGATGGGCCCGGTGTTCTTCGAATTCATACAGCGCAAGGGCGATGATGGCTTCGGCGAGGGCAACTTCAAGGCGCTGTTCGAGTCGATCGAACGTGACCAGGTGCGTCGTGGTGTTTTGACCGCCGACTAA
- a CDS encoding DMT family transporter yields the protein MTFSPDRLTYLKLAAVTMIWGATFVAGRYLAADVDPLLAATLRFVLASAALLGFMALVRVRLARPSGTQLMQLAMLGFFGIYFYNLCFFYGLHYINASRASLIVALNPAVIGLAAWLLHKERLGAAKCLGIAFCLGGAGVVIVSRNPQLLQGADNAWRGDLLIFGCVVGWGVYSLFSRGLNKSLGPLQTVTWSILLGTAMLTLTALVGGKLTLSALSAIHLPQLLSLLYLGILGSALAYIAWYDGIRQIGATRAGVFIALNPLTAVICGAVLLGEQLTAPMLLGGAVILLGIYLCNKPLAPARPLGI from the coding sequence ATGACGTTTTCGCCTGACCGCCTGACTTACCTCAAACTTGCCGCTGTCACCATGATCTGGGGCGCGACCTTTGTGGCTGGCCGCTACTTGGCGGCTGACGTCGACCCGCTGCTGGCTGCAACCTTGCGCTTTGTGCTGGCAAGCGCAGCGCTGCTGGGGTTCATGGCCCTTGTGCGCGTGCGCCTGGCGCGGCCCAGCGGCACCCAGTTAATGCAGTTGGCGATGCTGGGATTCTTCGGGATTTATTTCTACAACCTGTGTTTCTTTTACGGCCTGCACTACATCAACGCGTCGCGAGCGTCCTTGATCGTCGCACTCAACCCGGCGGTGATCGGCCTGGCTGCGTGGCTTTTGCACAAGGAGCGCCTGGGCGCGGCCAAATGCCTGGGCATCGCCTTTTGCCTGGGTGGAGCGGGTGTGGTCATTGTCAGCCGCAACCCGCAACTGTTGCAGGGCGCCGACAATGCCTGGCGCGGCGACCTGCTGATTTTCGGCTGCGTGGTGGGGTGGGGCGTGTACTCGTTGTTTTCCCGTGGCCTCAACAAAAGTCTGGGGCCACTGCAAACCGTGACCTGGTCCATCCTGCTGGGCACGGCGATGTTGACGCTCACCGCGTTGGTCGGCGGCAAGCTGACATTGTCAGCCCTGAGCGCCATCCATCTGCCGCAACTGCTCAGCCTGCTCTACCTGGGCATACTCGGCTCCGCGCTGGCCTACATCGCCTGGTATGACGGAATCCGCCAGATCGGCGCGACCCGCGCTGGTGTGTTCATTGCGCTTAACCCGCTGACAGCCGTCATCTGCGGCGCCGTGCTGTTGGGTGAGCAATTGACCGCGCCGATGCTGTTGGGTGGGGCAGTCATCCTGCTGGGCATCTATCTGTGCAACAAACCCCTTGCACCGGCCCGGCCATTGGGGATTTGA
- a CDS encoding LysR family transcriptional regulator, with translation MTLTQLEIFSRVAELHSFTLAAHRLGIGQSAVSHAIKALEQELGVELFRRHQSHVELSDIGRQLLMRARTLLGVADTLQQEASDARGMKRGTLRIGSFGPTSSNRLLPRILERFRREHPGIEVHVDEGPDRQVIQWLDERRIDVGFVVLEQERFDTFALFQDQMVALLPAAHPLAVQPCVELKALCDDPFILTEAGSQELVSRLFTAARLTPNVRYRCSQLLSTLEAVSRGDGVSVVAQASLPERPDARYHVRPLTPRVSRDIGLAVLDQRQSTPATLAFIHLAQGLDF, from the coding sequence ATGACACTCACGCAACTGGAAATCTTCTCGCGTGTAGCCGAGCTGCACAGTTTCACCCTCGCCGCGCACCGACTGGGTATCGGCCAGTCGGCCGTTTCCCATGCGATCAAAGCCCTTGAACAGGAACTGGGTGTCGAACTGTTTCGACGCCATCAATCTCACGTCGAACTCAGTGACATCGGCCGGCAACTGCTGATGCGCGCCCGCACGCTGCTCGGCGTGGCCGACACTCTGCAACAGGAAGCCTCGGATGCCCGGGGCATGAAGCGCGGCACGCTGCGCATCGGTTCGTTCGGTCCCACCTCCTCCAATCGCCTGTTGCCGCGCATTCTTGAGCGGTTCAGGCGTGAGCATCCGGGCATTGAAGTGCATGTGGATGAAGGCCCGGACCGGCAAGTGATCCAGTGGCTGGATGAGCGCCGTATCGACGTCGGATTTGTGGTGCTGGAACAGGAGCGTTTCGATACGTTTGCGCTGTTCCAGGACCAGATGGTCGCCCTGCTGCCCGCAGCGCATCCGCTGGCCGTGCAGCCATGCGTGGAATTGAAGGCGCTGTGCGACGATCCGTTCATTCTCACCGAGGCGGGTTCCCAGGAGCTGGTCTCGCGGTTGTTCACGGCTGCGCGGCTAACGCCGAATGTGCGGTACCGCTGCTCGCAACTGCTCAGTACCCTGGAGGCAGTCAGCCGCGGCGACGGCGTGAGTGTGGTGGCGCAGGCATCATTGCCCGAGAGGCCTGACGCGCGTTACCACGTGCGGCCGCTGACGCCACGCGTCAGCCGTGACATCGGCCTGGCGGTGCTGGACCAACGCCAGTCGACGCCGGCGACCCTCGCGTTTATTCATCTGGCGCAAGGCCTGGATTTCTAG
- a CDS encoding EAL domain-containing protein, with the protein MPLTVNGPRKRATRYLITALSGLLPIALGVVILYWQAERTLQQSTAQTAREAVRQFDLMLSNTELAAQALLPLAGQPCDNGAQLALREQVTRRPFVRATTLSWQKNIYCSSLFGGNYQSPVNPDDYVDGKLWLMNGNPVTPDTALLVYRLVDGDKAAFASIDGYHLTNALRLISRYTDLVLQVGPNWLDADGKVHNTAVPAFAVAHQHLASERYHYSVEAGMPSGEVWRYMEARYPALFSLLVFFGVLAGVLAHWLQKRSSAPTHELQRALGANEFIPYFQPVVRGDTHEWAGCEVLMRWQHPKEGLVRPDLFIPLAEHSGLIVPMTRALLRQTAEQLAPHAGRFSPGFHIGVNITARHCLDLDLVEDCRRFLAAFTPGQVTLVLELTERELIKPTDITRRLFDALHQLGVMIAIDDFGTGHSSLGYLRNFNVDYLKIDQSFVAMIGADALSRHILDSIIELSGKLDLGIVAEGVETAEQRDYLAAHGVDFLQGYLFGRPLPCEEFIKSLTSH; encoded by the coding sequence ATGCCCCTGACCGTCAACGGCCCGCGAAAACGCGCCACCCGGTATTTGATCACAGCACTCAGCGGCCTGCTGCCGATCGCCTTGGGCGTCGTCATCCTCTACTGGCAAGCCGAACGGACGCTGCAACAAAGCACCGCACAAACTGCTCGCGAAGCGGTGCGCCAGTTTGACTTGATGCTCAGCAACACCGAGCTCGCCGCCCAGGCGTTGCTGCCGCTGGCTGGCCAACCTTGCGACAACGGTGCGCAACTGGCGCTACGCGAACAAGTCACGCGGCGGCCCTTTGTGCGGGCCACCACGTTGTCCTGGCAGAAGAACATCTATTGCAGCTCCCTGTTCGGCGGCAATTACCAGTCGCCGGTCAACCCGGACGATTATGTCGATGGCAAACTGTGGTTAATGAACGGCAACCCGGTGACGCCGGACACGGCGCTGCTGGTGTACCGCTTGGTCGACGGTGACAAGGCGGCCTTTGCCTCGATTGATGGCTACCACCTGACCAACGCACTGCGCCTGATCAGCCGCTACACAGACCTGGTGCTGCAAGTGGGGCCCAACTGGCTGGACGCCGACGGCAAGGTGCACAACACCGCAGTGCCGGCCTTCGCCGTGGCCCACCAGCATCTGGCTTCAGAGCGCTATCACTACAGCGTCGAGGCGGGCATGCCGTCCGGCGAAGTGTGGCGTTATATGGAAGCACGCTACCCGGCGCTGTTCAGCCTGCTGGTGTTCTTTGGGGTACTGGCCGGCGTGCTTGCGCACTGGCTGCAAAAACGCTCCTCTGCACCCACCCATGAGTTGCAGCGCGCCTTGGGCGCCAACGAGTTCATCCCGTATTTCCAGCCCGTAGTGCGCGGTGATACGCATGAATGGGCGGGTTGCGAAGTGCTGATGCGCTGGCAACATCCGAAGGAAGGCTTGGTGCGCCCTGACTTGTTTATCCCGCTGGCGGAGCACTCCGGCTTGATCGTGCCGATGACCCGCGCATTGCTGCGCCAGACGGCTGAACAACTTGCCCCGCATGCCGGGCGTTTCAGTCCGGGCTTTCATATTGGCGTGAATATCACCGCACGCCACTGCCTGGATCTGGACCTGGTGGAGGACTGCCGGAGATTTCTCGCCGCCTTCACGCCTGGCCAGGTCACGCTGGTACTGGAGTTGACCGAACGCGAACTGATCAAGCCAACGGATATCACCCGTCGACTGTTCGATGCCCTGCATCAACTGGGCGTGATGATTGCGATTGATGACTTTGGCACCGGCCATTCCAGCTTGGGTTACTTGCGCAACTTCAATGTCGACTACTTGAAGATCGATCAAAGCTTCGTCGCCATGATAGGTGCGGACGCCCTCTCGCGGCATATTCTCGACAGTATCATTGAACTGTCCGGCAAGCTGGATTTGGGCATCGTTGCTGAAGGCGTGGAAACAGCCGAGCAGCGTGACTATCTTGCTGCACACGGTGTGGATTTCCTGCAGGGTTACCTGTTTGGTCGGCCATTACCCTGTGAAGAGTTCATTAAGTCGCTGACCAGCCATTGA